One genomic region from Ptychodera flava strain L36383 chromosome 14, AS_Pfla_20210202, whole genome shotgun sequence encodes:
- the LOC139150045 gene encoding adipocyte plasma membrane-associated protein-like — translation MDGTQDTGMRQRQIGREGEKKSQMFGSMEQSVDNADHTPGDHTTIAHVHAGFFSCQSVVLIVVVAVAVTALIVILLPSPIKPKAFSIPDPPEFVGALAPNKKLQRAKRLFEGVIQGPESMDQHKGVIYTGTANGNIMKLTGDELEYFTSFGKEPCGGQENEHTCGRPLGIRINENGTMFAIDAYRGLFQVDTKTGDTATLVSAGAPIEKKAPKFLNDLDVQKDGIIYFTDSSYRWQRRENRYAALEGGECGRLLWYNPVTRKAKVLLKNLHFPNGVQLSPQQDYLLVSETSRARILKYNLKGPRSGKVETFAENLPGLPDNIRRSQGGGYWVGIASVRSSKFSLYDFMTTRPWLRSIFTKLFDAETMMKFLPQYGLVIELDEDGQIIQSLHDPTGEVVPSVSEVHESTTGQLYLGSYHSPFIARLDL, via the exons ATGGATGGCACACAAGACACAGGGATGAGGCAAAGGCAAATCGGCAGGGAAGGCGAAAAGAAATCGCAAATGTTTGGGTCTATGGAACAATCTGTCGACAACGCCGACCACACACCTGGCGATCACACTACGATCGCACACGTGCATGCAGG atttttttcctgTCAAAGTGTTGTCCTGATCGTTGTAGTGGCTGTGGCTGTCACCGCTCTCATAGTAATTTTATTGCCGTCACCCATTAAACCCAAAGCATTCAG TATTCCCGATCCACCAGAATTTGTGGGAGCACTAGCGCCAAATAAGAAATTACAGAGGGCCAAGAGACTCTTTGAAGGGGTCATACAAGGTCCTGAATCAATGGACCAGCATAAAG GTGTCATATACACAGGTACTGCAAATGGAAATATAATGAAACTCACCGGTGACGAGTTGGAATATTTTACATCATTCGGAAAGGAGCCGTGTG GTGGCCAAGAAAATGAACATACATGTGGCAGACCACTGGGAATtagaataaatgaaaatggtaCAATGTTTGCAATTGATGCGTATAGGGGACTGTTTCAGGTCGATACAAAAACAG GTGACACAGCAACTCTAGTCTCAGCGGGCGCTCCCATAGAGAAGAAAGCACCGAAGTTTTTAAACGATTTGGACGTTCAGAAAGATGGGATCATCTATTTCACAGACTCTAGCTACAGATGGCAAAGAAGAGAAAACAGATATGCGGCATTAGAGGGAGGAGAGTGCGGAAG GTTGCTATGGTATAACCCAGTAACAAGAAAAGCAAAAGTCTTATTGAAAAACCTTCATTTTCCCAATGGTGTACAACTTTCTCCTCAACAAGATTACTTGCTGGTATCAGAAACCAGCAGGGCTAGGATACTCAA ATACAATTTGAAAGGTCCAAGGAGCGGCAAAGTGGAAACGTTTGCAGAGAACTTGCCAGGCCTCCCCGACAACATACGGAGGAGTCAGGGTGGTGGTTACTGGGTTGGCATAGCCTCAGTAAGAAGCTCAAAATTCTCATTGTATGATTTCATGACTACAAGACCGTGGCTACGATCCATCTTTACCAAA TTGTTCGACGCTGAAACTATGATGAAGTTTCTGCCACAGTATGGTCTGGTGATTGAACTCGACGAAGATGGACAAATCATCCAGAGCTTACACGATCCAACGGGAGAGGTTGTTCCATCTGTCAGTGAGGTGCATGAATCCACAACGGGGCAACTTTATCTCGGCTCCTACCATTCTCCATTTATTGCAAGGTTGGACTTGTAG